TTTCTGTGGTCTTTTACACCAGTGTGGTTTCTTTTGTGTGCTTTTCTATGCTTTACTGTCAGAAACAAATTAGTTACATAATTTTAATGACACATGTTTTTGTAATACAATAATGTTATTAGTCAGACACATTTTTGTAAATACATATTAATATCACTTTAAGAAATAAACTATATACAGCATCTGAATGTATGTCAAGTTTGCTACACTGCGTTTCTGTACTGCCCAGCTGAGATACCAAGGGGGCACCATACTTCACTCTTTGAATACGTGCTTGTAGGCTACTGTCCCGCCTGTCAGTCAGTAAAGCAGGAAATCCTTGTACGGTGGATTAGAGAGTAAGACGAACCTGCCGATGAAAGGATACTGTAGCTCATAGCTAATGTAAACCTGCATCTTGAACCGCAAGAACAAAACAGTATGGAAGCAGATAAACCGCTACAATCAACAGGTGGGTGTTCCTAAAGCTACATAAACGCGTTATTGAACAAACTTTAAGAAATTGCGGTTTTGTGTAGTCTACTGTGGTAGCCTACCCGTCAGTCTTCGGGTAGGGGCTAATTTGCTAACTCATGTTTTCAGTTTTACGTCACACATCTGACCAGCAAGTGACACGTCTCTCGTCAGATAGTTTAATTTCCCCAAGTACAGAGTTAAACAAACGTTAGAATAATTTAAGACTAGCAGCTACGTGGCCGCTCAGTTCCATCGTACGCTTCTAGCTAAATCGCTCATGTCTACAAAAGTTGTCAGTGGAGTCGACATCCATTTGGAACGCTTAGCTAATACATTATGAACAATGTAAGGGCGTATTTTTTACGTTTTAATTATTGATGTTCTAAATCTATGGTCTATTGGAGTTACGTAGAAAGTCAATCACTAGTAATGTGTTGAAAGACTAAATTAGAAATACTACATTTTACAAAATGGATTACAAAATGATTTAGTGTCACGTTAGCTTGCAAAAAGAGTATAAATTGTGGTTGTGGTCTTTCTTTGATCAAACCTCAGTTGTATCCCACTCCTAATTAGATACCATTCCCTCAGGAGAAGATGTCCTTGacccagaagaggaggagaagagggcggCAGTAGCAGCCCGTGTGGCCAACCGCCTTCCAGAGCTCCGCCTAGTTCTTCTAGGCTGGCGGTGGCCTGGGAAGAGCCTGACAGGGAACACCATCCTGGGCCACGAGGAGTTCCGCCTGGAGCGGGCTGCCGAGTTCTGCGTCAAGCGTGAGACGGAGGTTGAAGGCCGCCGCGTGACGGTGGTGGATACGCCCGGGTGGTTCTCGGCCCAGGACACGTCGCCCGTGTACCAGAAAGAGATGCTTCGAGGGGCCTCCATGTGCCTGCCGGGCCCCCACGCCTTCCTGCTCGTCATCCCAGTGGGCATGTTCACGGACGTGGACCGCGCCCGCATCGAGGAGCATGTGGGCCTGTTCGGGGAGCGGGTGTGGAGGCAGACGATCGTGGTGTTCACCTGGGCGGAGGTCTTGAGGACCATATCCATTGAGAGGCACATCCGCAGGGAGGGCAAGGAGCTTCAGTGGGTGCTGGAGAAGTGCAAGCGGAGGTACTACGTCATCAATAACTACATCTTCGGGGAGCACCCTCAGCTGCTGAAACtgatggagaaggtggagaagatggtggcggaggaggggggcttcTACAACCCAGAGGAGGCCGTGGAAGAGAAGAAGACGACTGTGGATCAGAACCAGAACACTGCACTTGTGGGACGAGAATTAGGTGCACGGCCTAAGCAAAACTCGGCAGTGGGATTAGCCAAAGCCATGGAGGTGGACCCATCCCATAGTGAGTGTTTTGCTTTGTATTGACAGTCAACATCAGACCTCACTGTTCCACTTTGACCTACACTTAATCTATGCATTTTCTGGTACtccagaaaaacacattttgtaaaCGTGTTACATATCTATCTAGGTACAATACAAAACTTTCCAACTAGGTTACTCTTCCCTTATATACATGAGACAATGATTcctcagtttctctctcctaccccctctctgctctcctctgtctgtttctgtcaaaCTGTGGTGACATTAACCCAGGCAGGACCAGGGAGTGTAATAGCAGCACCTATCCTGTCCTCTCTAGGAAAACTAGTTTATGCCTGATGACAGATGTATTCAATGATTTTCACTAATATATTATTTCCTTTTTTTAGATTCAGTGGatgcactgactgactgactgattgacaCACTGGCAGACTGGCTGACTGAATTCTGGAGTGCTTTTGGATCACCAACAGAACTGATTTGAAAACTGCTGAAAATGCATTGATGAATGGGATCATTGGAAACTTGTAGGCTTGAATGTGCAAATTGTTATTTATTTTGGGAGAGGGATGAAATGTCTAAGCAGATGTTCGATTTTATGTCACGTCCTTGGGATGGTGTCTTGGGTAACAGCTACACTTACTCACCAGGAGACCTAGTGATTGCCTCCTGGCTTTATTGTATATTAGGTCAAATCCCCTTTTAAAATGTGTCTTAAACTGTTCCTTTCTGTCTTCCATCCTTGAGGTAACGATTGGTGAAATCATGTGCCCCTTTACACCAAACTGCTGCTTCCTATGCTGTCATCCGTGATCTGTGGGATGGGAGTGTAAAAGGACAGTTGCTCGATACATCTGTCTGTGACATCTGTGAGTTCCACTAACTGGAACTCCAGGAACATGGAAGACTTAAGATGTCACCCCAATGTGAACACTTCAACCTGACATCACACTGTACTTAGTATTATTGGACTGCACTGCAGTTATAGTAAACTGGGGATAgaatacaaaaaaacattgtaGTTGTTGTAGTTTTGGGAAACAGTTGGTCAGATTCCCTCCTAAATTGTGACCAATCTTAGGAATGTGTCTTGTTTAAAATGTATCTTAATATTTATGTACTTATGTTATTCATTGTTTCGACCCCCTTTTGACAAAAACAGCCTTTACATATTTATGAATGTTGTGGGTGTCCTTTCAGCACAGTTACCGTGTTGTACCTACAACATATATTATTTGAAGGTATCCAAAATTGTAAAATATTATAACAAATGTTTTAATGATTCCAATGCTGTTGCAGTACTGTATACTCAAATCCTACTGTATAAATATGACCCAAATACTATTCTACCCAATGTACTCCAAAAACAAAAATTATATTTCGATTGCTTTCTCTAGAGCTCATATTCTCAGCTCGTACTTTCACAACCTAATGTCCAATGCTGGGTTCAGGGTCATACTCCATTGTTTATATGTTGATATGACATGCTAACATACATTTTTAAATGATTGGTATTTTAATGTAACATTTTATAGGGCTCTGAACGGAGTCGAGCAAAGTGTAAGTACAGAGATATCAATGTTACTTTTTAGGTTACTTTGAATAATGTATGAAGTGACGGTAAGGTATAAAACTGGTAGACGTCCAGGCCTGCTTAGTGACACTATGGCAGTTTTCCTTTCAGCTGGAGCTGACTTGTTTGTATGTGAGAACACATTCtgttatttttgtatttcaatTAGAGCCTCACAGTTTTTCTTACGTAACCAATTAAAGGTTTATATTTTCAGTTAAACATCTCAGTCTTTCGAAATGGCAACATTTCAACACAAAGGAAACTCGTGCTTCATTCATGGCTGATGATTCTCACTTCCTCTGGTATTTCAAGGATCCTCAGAGAAGACTGTCCATCTCAAATGGATTTCTGTCTTTCATCATGTTGATTGTGGTATGGCCTGCTAGTTATGTCAATATTGACTAATCAACGCTACTGACATGGAGACTCTTGAATTGTTATTGTAACCATATTGAAAGTTTCTTAATCCCATTTATCATGTGAGGTGATAACTGAGATTGCTGTCAAGATAGTCTGTTTTATCAGTTcttccactagatggcagtaggACATTACAGCTAGGATACCATAAATTAAATCTGAACATTATTCTACTTTATAATATAggcattttaatagttaaaAGGATCTTGTCTGAATATATCTTATATGAAACTTGACTTGACAGAAGTAGGTGTAAGCTTCCCATAGAGTATCACAACACTGAGAACAGTCTCTAAATACGCccacagctacagtacagtcAAACAGATCAATATTAACCTTGAACAGGTTTCAGAAAATATCCCTTGGGGGCAACTTCTATAGTTTCCAACATATCCTCTAAAACCTTGGCATGGGTCTCTGtcatcctccctgtctgcctgtccaccccccacctccatccctgcTGAGCTCAGCTTTGAAGCCTGCTAGCTCAGTATGTCTCAGGTGTGCTGACAGACAGCTCCCCGCCTCTGAAAGAGTACCAGGGCATTTCAGCAGGCACCTACAATGAGGAAGCTTCCTGTAAGTCCCAAGATCTGCCAGCAGGGGTCTTTGCCAGGAATATTAGGCCCAATGAAAAGATACCATTTGGGACATTTTGAGGAACTCTGACTGCCTGCCAATGAGCTGGCCTGACTGGGGGTTCACCACTGGTAAACTTTTTAAAAGGAAAAATAAAGCATGTTATTATGTAAGCTGTGAACCTTCTCAACTGTGCTGGGTTACACTAGGATGGGAAGAGCTATTCATGTGGTAGCAATTGCAGGACAAAAGACTGGATTTTTGTGTAAAAAGAAACATGGATAATTGTGTTTACAACATTCTTTATTATTTCAAATGTAATCAAAACAACAGTAGTTACAGAAATTACAGACAGCTATGGTACTGTGCAATTTTGAAGTCTTTCATCATGTCCTTTGTGATAATTCTGGAACAAAACACAGGGTCACAGTTTAGATtaacctccaccaccccccaccacacccctgcCTGCTCGACCTCCATTCTGTATATTTGTGACAGAGAAACATTGTAGAGCTAGACTTGTACCTGTAAATAATCACATCGTTCAGTGGCAGGAAAAACACAACAGCACACTGcggcagatgtagcctatcccAGCAACAGCACAATGTTGCTTGCCCGAAAAAATAAaagaacaaaataaatgtttatatAAAGTTGGATGGAAGTAATCAGTTCAGTTCAGAGATGCAAAATATTATTAAAGACATAGTAACAAAGCCCAAGCAATGTTGAAGAGGATAATCTTTTTCCCCCAAATGGCAGAGGTGTCTTGACAAGCAGATCTTTCAAAGTCCTCACAAACGCTACTCCTCCACAGGGGGtgaaccagccccccccccccccaaccccaccccagcCAATCTCAGAGAATGTCTGTAGGCATAGAGAGGCCATCAGCCACAAACCAGTGTGTCCACCCCCTGGCTCTACCGGTCCTTTGAGATCTGCTTCAAAAAAGACTTGCCTTAGACTTTGAGGGGAGTCCTAAAAGCATTGCTCTCGTGCGGAGAGGTTATGAAGTACAGGGAAGTGCTGagtggagaggcagacagagggagaggtctGGTAACTCCACAGAACAGGACTGCTTCCATGTAGAGCTGCTGCTGTCTGCTTAAGGAGCACACGATGAATTATGTATCCCATACCTGTGTGTATCTGACTCACTGTGAGTCTCTGGTGAGATAATAGTGCAGATGTCAGATGTTTGGGTTTTCCTGTTTGGAGGCGGGGCTATGGTAATAGGGGGTGAGGGACAGAAGACTATtggacagccacacacagct
The sequence above is drawn from the Osmerus eperlanus chromosome 15, fOsmEpe2.1, whole genome shotgun sequence genome and encodes:
- the LOC134034737 gene encoding GTPase IMAP family member 4 isoform X1, with the protein product MEADKPLQSTDTIPSGEDVLDPEEEEKRAAVAARVANRLPELRLVLLGWRWPGKSLTGNTILGHEEFRLERAAEFCVKRETEVEGRRVTVVDTPGWFSAQDTSPVYQKEMLRGASMCLPGPHAFLLVIPVGMFTDVDRARIEEHVGLFGERVWRQTIVVFTWAEVLRTISIERHIRREGKELQWVLEKCKRRYYVINNYIFGEHPQLLKLMEKVEKMVAEEGGFYNPEEAVEEKKTTVDQNQNTALVGRELGARPKQNSAVGLAKAMEVDPSHNSVDALTD
- the LOC134034737 gene encoding GTPase IMAP family member 4 isoform X2: MEADKPLQSTGEDVLDPEEEEKRAAVAARVANRLPELRLVLLGWRWPGKSLTGNTILGHEEFRLERAAEFCVKRETEVEGRRVTVVDTPGWFSAQDTSPVYQKEMLRGASMCLPGPHAFLLVIPVGMFTDVDRARIEEHVGLFGERVWRQTIVVFTWAEVLRTISIERHIRREGKELQWVLEKCKRRYYVINNYIFGEHPQLLKLMEKVEKMVAEEGGFYNPEEAVEEKKTTVDQNQNTALVGRELGARPKQNSAVGLAKAMEVDPSHNSVDALTD